The Mycolicibacterium smegmatis genome has a window encoding:
- a CDS encoding low temperature requirement protein A: MFAGTRAMRADAEGGRIQDVDEGARELPVQAHRLFRMSGRDPHEQHRVASPLELLFDLTFVIAFGVAASQLAHLIAEGHVAHGLTAFGFATFAIWWAWMNFTWFASAYDTDDWVYRAMTMLQMVGVIILALGLPATFASIDHGGHVDNAVMVAGYVVMRIALVAQWLRAAAQDRQHRTACLTYAAALVLAQLGWIAQIFVQTTPMEFFATGAVLVAVEICGPLVAERRMGGTPWHAHHIAERYGLLAIIALGEGVVGTAASLTAAVGEQGWSTDAVLLAMAGTGLTFGLWWVYFLVPAAELLHVHRRLSFRYGYLHIFVFGAIVATGAGLHLAAYHVEGHSHLDAVATVLAVAVPVAVFLVGMFVIYATLVGTVDRFYLVLLVVAAAPLVASVGLAAAGIDMALCLLLVTAAPMIAVAGHEAGGHRRIGAKVAERIGGDQRGG; the protein is encoded by the coding sequence ATGTTTGCCGGCACCCGCGCGATGCGCGCCGACGCCGAGGGGGGAAGGATCCAGGACGTGGACGAGGGGGCACGCGAGCTACCTGTGCAGGCGCACCGGCTTTTCCGGATGAGCGGACGTGATCCGCATGAGCAGCACCGGGTGGCATCACCACTTGAGCTGTTGTTCGACCTCACGTTCGTGATCGCCTTCGGCGTCGCGGCCTCGCAGCTGGCGCACCTGATAGCCGAAGGGCACGTCGCGCACGGGCTGACGGCGTTCGGCTTCGCGACGTTCGCGATCTGGTGGGCGTGGATGAACTTCACGTGGTTCGCCTCGGCGTACGACACCGACGACTGGGTGTACCGCGCGATGACCATGTTGCAGATGGTCGGCGTCATCATCCTGGCCCTCGGGCTGCCGGCGACGTTCGCGTCGATCGACCACGGCGGACATGTCGACAACGCCGTGATGGTGGCCGGCTACGTGGTGATGCGCATCGCGCTGGTGGCGCAGTGGCTGCGGGCGGCCGCGCAGGACCGGCAGCACCGCACGGCGTGCCTCACCTATGCCGCCGCGCTCGTGCTGGCGCAGCTCGGCTGGATCGCCCAGATCTTCGTGCAGACCACGCCCATGGAGTTCTTCGCGACGGGTGCGGTGCTGGTCGCAGTCGAGATCTGCGGTCCGCTGGTGGCCGAACGCCGCATGGGCGGCACACCGTGGCACGCCCACCACATCGCCGAGCGGTACGGCCTGCTGGCGATCATCGCGCTCGGTGAGGGAGTGGTGGGCACCGCGGCATCGCTCACGGCCGCGGTCGGCGAGCAGGGCTGGTCAACGGACGCCGTGCTGCTCGCCATGGCGGGCACGGGTCTCACCTTCGGCTTGTGGTGGGTGTACTTTCTGGTTCCCGCCGCCGAACTGCTGCACGTGCATCGCAGGCTGTCGTTCCGGTACGGCTATCTCCACATCTTCGTGTTCGGGGCGATCGTGGCGACCGGGGCCGGGCTGCACCTGGCCGCCTACCACGTCGAAGGACACTCGCACCTCGATGCGGTCGCCACGGTGCTCGCCGTGGCGGTTCCGGTCGCGGTCTTCCTGGTGGGCATGTTCGTCATCTACGCGACCCTGGTCGGCACCGTCGACCGCTTCTACCTGGTGCTCCTCGTGGTCGCGGCCGCACCGCTGGTCGCCTCGGTCGGCCTGGCCGCGGCAGGAATCGACATGGCGTTGTGCCTGCTGCTCGTGACGGCCGCACCGATGATCGCCGTCGCAGGCCACGAGGCCGGGGGCCACCGCCGCATCGGTGCGAAAGTCGCCGAACGGATCGGCGGCGATCAGCGTGGCGGGTGA
- a CDS encoding AfsR/SARP family transcriptional regulator translates to MHRQFSLNLLGEFVVYRDMKQLALPPSCRRLVALAALKQRPLHRNWVCETLWPGSPPNRAVASLRSALWRLRPMGADALLEVAPQEIALAANVWVDWHEIIRLTGVRAARGGVADPALKALLHNGDLLEGWPDTWCASEREQLRNLRRDVLAGATDQDRRQLPQHGFRSHLLHRVTDPSWP, encoded by the coding sequence GTGCATCGACAGTTTTCGCTGAACCTTCTGGGTGAGTTCGTCGTTTACCGGGATATGAAGCAGCTCGCGCTACCGCCGTCGTGCCGGCGGCTGGTCGCGCTGGCCGCGCTGAAGCAGCGGCCGCTGCACCGTAACTGGGTGTGCGAGACACTGTGGCCCGGAAGCCCGCCGAACAGGGCTGTCGCGTCGTTACGCTCGGCACTGTGGCGGTTGCGGCCGATGGGGGCGGATGCGCTGCTCGAGGTGGCGCCCCAGGAGATCGCGCTCGCTGCGAACGTATGGGTCGACTGGCACGAGATCATCCGGCTCACCGGCGTGCGCGCAGCCCGCGGAGGCGTTGCCGATCCTGCACTCAAGGCCCTGCTCCACAACGGCGACCTGCTCGAGGGCTGGCCCGACACGTGGTGCGCCAGCGAACGTGAGCAGCTCCGCAACCTGCGACGGGACGTGCTCGCCGGCGCGACCGACCAGGACCGCAGGCAGCTTCCGCAGCACGGCTTCAGGAGCCATCTGCTGCACCGGGTGACCGATCCGAGTTGGCCGTGA